The Lewinellaceae bacterium genome has a segment encoding these proteins:
- a CDS encoding aldehyde reductase yields the protein MKKILVTGGTGFIGSWVVKYLLDAGHTVRVTVRNKNRKDKVSHLEALAAATPGTLELWEADLLKEGSFNAAMDGCEIVYHIASPFIIGHVKDPYKNLIDPALQGTRNVLNAVNQTPSVQRVALTSSVVSIYGDNIEINQTENNLFTEAHWNTTSSATHNPYPYSKVLAEKEAWKIHDAQDRWSLVVLNPGFVMGPSLTDASDSASMGFITDILKGKQKMGVPNLTFSFVDVRDVARAHILAAENPKAEGRHILVAESLSFLEFCHLIGKKFGNKFALPKMELPKFMLYLLGWTQGVSWKFVRLNVGIPIRFDHSKSIKSLGMQYLPMEVTVEDQVNQLLESGVV from the coding sequence ATGAAAAAAATATTAGTAACGGGCGGTACCGGTTTTATCGGATCATGGGTGGTTAAATATTTACTGGATGCAGGCCACACTGTTCGGGTAACTGTCAGGAATAAAAACAGGAAGGATAAGGTGTCCCATCTTGAGGCCCTTGCTGCCGCTACCCCAGGAACCCTTGAATTATGGGAGGCAGACTTGTTAAAAGAGGGCTCGTTTAATGCTGCTATGGACGGGTGTGAGATCGTGTACCATATTGCTTCTCCTTTTATTATTGGCCACGTGAAAGATCCTTATAAAAATTTGATCGATCCTGCTTTGCAAGGTACCCGGAATGTTTTGAATGCCGTTAACCAGACCCCGTCAGTCCAACGCGTGGCACTCACTTCCAGCGTGGTTTCTATTTATGGCGATAATATTGAAATAAACCAAACTGAAAATAATCTTTTTACAGAAGCTCATTGGAATACCACCAGTAGTGCGACCCACAATCCTTATCCCTATTCTAAAGTACTGGCCGAAAAGGAAGCCTGGAAAATTCACGATGCACAGGACCGGTGGAGCCTGGTGGTATTGAATCCCGGTTTTGTGATGGGGCCTTCTCTTACCGATGCCTCTGATTCCGCCAGCATGGGATTCATTACTGATATTTTAAAAGGCAAGCAAAAAATGGGTGTCCCTAACCTGACATTTTCCTTTGTCGATGTGCGGGATGTAGCCCGTGCACACATCCTCGCCGCTGAAAATCCGAAAGCAGAAGGTCGCCATATCCTGGTGGCTGAATCTTTGTCCTTCCTCGAATTTTGCCATCTCATCGGTAAAAAATTCGGCAATAAATTCGCCCTCCCCAAAATGGAATTGCCCAAATTTATGTTATACCTTTTGGGGTGGACACAAGGGGTGAGCTGGAAGTTTGTAAGGCTGAATGTAGGTATTCCCATCAGGTTTGACCATTCCAAGAGCATAAAATCCCTTGGGATGCAATATCTTCCCATGGAAGTAACCGTAGAAGATCAGGTGAACCAGTTATTGGAAAGTGGGGTAGTCTGA
- a CDS encoding GAF domain-containing protein, with protein MSASAEMPYFINPSINLESAAKQEAYELAAGEIRAVLKGETDIVLKMVTINCLLKTHLPYYYWVGFYVVNNGRLSVGPYQGTLGCLHIEFGTGVCGRAAAERETQLVKNVHELAQGKDHIACDPNSSSEIVVPVFDKKNELIAVFDVDSTLTGSFDETDKFYLEEILNEQFAE; from the coding sequence ATGTCTGCATCAGCTGAAATGCCGTATTTTATCAACCCTTCTATAAACCTGGAATCTGCTGCCAAGCAGGAAGCTTATGAACTGGCTGCCGGTGAGATCCGCGCCGTACTCAAGGGTGAAACAGATATAGTATTAAAAATGGTCACCATCAACTGCCTGCTCAAAACCCATCTCCCCTATTATTATTGGGTAGGTTTTTACGTGGTAAACAATGGCCGGCTTTCCGTCGGGCCATACCAGGGCACCCTGGGTTGTTTACACATTGAATTCGGAACCGGTGTTTGCGGAAGGGCTGCGGCGGAAAGAGAAACCCAACTGGTCAAAAATGTTCACGAGCTGGCCCAGGGGAAAGACCATATTGCCTGTGACCCGAATTCTTCCTCGGAGATAGTCGTTCCGGTGTTTGATAAAAAGAATGAACTGATCGCCGTTTTTGATGTGGACAGTACCCTTACCGGGTCGTTTGATGAAACAGATAAGTTCTACCTGGAAGAAATTCTTAATGAACAGTTTGCCGAATAA
- the rplS gene encoding 50S ribosomal protein L19, whose amino-acid sequence MDAIKFVHDQMTNQREFPEFRAGDNIVVSYKIIEGEKERIQDYRGDVIQIKGTGPTKTFTVRKISSGVGVERIFPFVSPNIVEIKVLKHGKVRRKRLYYLRDLVGKKARIKERKFINPNKK is encoded by the coding sequence ATGGACGCAATTAAGTTTGTACACGATCAAATGACTAACCAGCGTGAATTCCCTGAATTTCGTGCAGGAGACAACATTGTTGTTAGTTATAAAATTATAGAAGGAGAAAAAGAACGTATCCAGGATTATCGTGGAGACGTTATCCAGATAAAAGGAACAGGACCAACCAAAACATTTACCGTTCGTAAAATTTCGAGCGGTGTAGGTGTTGAACGTATTTTCCCGTTTGTTTCTCCTAATATCGTTGAAATCAAAGTACTCAAACACGGTAAAGTTCGCAGAAAAAGGCTTTACTATCTCCGTGATCTTGTGGGTAAAAAAGCGCGTATCAAAGAACGTAAATTTATCAATCCTAACAAGAAGTAG
- a CDS encoding HD domain-containing protein, whose translation MNKKKIFNDPVYGFVEIPQGIIFDLIEHPWFQRLRRIKQLSLTHYVYPGALHTRFHHALGALHLMCQAIEVLRGKDVEITEEEATAVCIAILLHDIGHGPFSHTLEHTLLEITHEEISLLFMEAFNRQFDGALDLAIRIFKNDYPKPFLSQLISGQLDMDRMDYLNRDSFFTGVYEGVIGYDRIIKMLSVHKGELVVEEKGIYSIEKFLIARRLMYWQVYLHKTVLSAEQMLIRTLRRARQLVKEGENLPASESLMFFLKNKIRREDFATSPDELLRHFSRLDDYDIVSAMKEWQYGKDMILSFLSSGIINRKLFRLKFSDEAFKKTYVEKKKVQILAKTFLMPDEIEYVFYEGTETNSAYSTVKDEIKILFKNGKTLPMSSISQHGIQSGSYTKHYLCYPKNF comes from the coding sequence ATGAATAAGAAGAAGATATTTAATGATCCCGTTTACGGATTTGTGGAGATTCCCCAGGGGATTATTTTTGATTTGATCGAACATCCATGGTTTCAGCGTTTGAGGCGCATCAAACAATTGAGCCTGACGCATTACGTTTACCCGGGGGCGTTGCATACCCGTTTTCATCATGCGCTGGGTGCCTTACACCTTATGTGCCAGGCTATTGAGGTGCTGCGAGGTAAGGACGTGGAAATTACCGAAGAGGAAGCGACGGCGGTTTGTATTGCGATCTTACTCCACGATATTGGTCACGGTCCTTTTTCTCATACCCTTGAGCACACCCTGTTGGAAATTACCCACGAGGAAATTTCGTTGCTGTTCATGGAAGCTTTCAACCGGCAGTTTGACGGGGCCCTGGATCTTGCCATTCGCATCTTTAAAAATGATTACCCAAAGCCGTTTTTGAGTCAGCTCATCTCCGGCCAACTGGATATGGATCGGATGGATTACCTGAACCGGGACAGCTTTTTTACAGGAGTATATGAAGGGGTGATTGGATATGACAGGATAATAAAAATGTTGTCGGTGCACAAAGGGGAGCTGGTTGTTGAGGAAAAGGGGATATACTCCATAGAAAAGTTCCTGATCGCCAGAAGACTGATGTACTGGCAGGTATATTTACATAAAACGGTTTTATCTGCCGAACAGATGCTCATCAGAACATTGCGGCGGGCACGCCAGCTAGTAAAAGAAGGTGAAAATTTACCGGCCTCCGAAAGCCTGATGTTTTTTCTGAAAAATAAGATCAGGAGAGAAGATTTTGCCACCTCCCCGGATGAATTGCTCCGGCACTTTTCCCGCCTGGATGATTACGATATTGTATCCGCCATGAAAGAATGGCAGTATGGTAAGGACATGATTTTATCCTTCCTTTCATCGGGTATCATCAACCGAAAGCTGTTTCGCCTGAAGTTCAGTGACGAAGCCTTTAAAAAAACGTACGTGGAGAAGAAAAAAGTCCAAATACTGGCTAAAACATTTTTAATGCCAGACGAAATAGAATATGTGTTTTACGAAGGTACAGAAACCAATAGTGCTTACTCTACGGTAAAAGATGAGATAAAAATCCTGTTTAAAAACGGAAAAACCCTGCCGATGTCAAGTATTTCCCAACATGGCATTCAATCAGGATCTTACACAAAACATTACCTATGTTATCCTAAAAATTTTTAA
- a CDS encoding methionyl-tRNA formyltransferase, giving the protein MGTPDFAVPSLKILLDNGYNVVGVVTATDKFGGRGNKKLLESPVKKFAVAQGLKVLQPEKLREEVFLEELRNLKANLQIVVAFRMLPEIVWGMPALGTFNLHGSLLPRYRGAAPIHWAVIRGEKETGCTTFFIQHKIDTGDMLFQAKLSIGENETTGEVHDRMMHLGAELVLKTVRAIESGAYELQLQDDSQATKAPKLFHETCEINFEQPLDQVHNFIRGLSPWPAAWTELDGLQLKITSSTKEVADHNYRPGTLLTDNKKMLKIAVPGGYIHVHELQLQGKKRMDAGAFLNGNELESGKWLG; this is encoded by the coding sequence ATGGGAACCCCTGATTTTGCAGTTCCCTCTTTAAAAATATTATTGGATAACGGCTACAATGTCGTGGGGGTCGTCACGGCCACCGACAAATTCGGCGGACGCGGGAACAAAAAACTGCTGGAATCCCCGGTGAAAAAATTTGCGGTGGCACAAGGGCTTAAAGTTTTGCAGCCTGAAAAATTAAGAGAGGAAGTTTTCCTCGAGGAATTACGGAATTTAAAAGCAAATCTACAAATTGTGGTGGCTTTCAGGATGTTACCCGAGATCGTTTGGGGTATGCCAGCATTGGGTACATTTAATCTCCACGGGTCTCTTTTGCCGAGGTACCGGGGAGCAGCCCCCATTCATTGGGCTGTTATCAGGGGAGAAAAGGAAACCGGATGCACTACCTTTTTTATTCAACACAAGATCGATACTGGGGATATGTTGTTCCAGGCAAAATTGTCAATCGGTGAAAATGAGACCACGGGCGAGGTGCACGATCGTATGATGCATTTGGGAGCAGAGCTCGTACTCAAAACGGTTCGCGCCATTGAAAGCGGGGCGTACGAATTGCAGTTGCAGGACGACAGCCAGGCGACCAAGGCACCCAAACTCTTTCACGAAACCTGCGAAATCAATTTCGAACAGCCCCTTGACCAGGTGCATAATTTCATCCGCGGATTAAGCCCCTGGCCTGCTGCCTGGACCGAACTGGACGGTTTACAGCTTAAAATTACCTCATCGACCAAAGAAGTGGCGGACCATAATTATCGCCCCGGAACCCTGCTTACTGACAATAAGAAAATGTTGAAAATCGCTGTGCCGGGAGGGTATATTCATGTTCATGAATTGCAACTCCAGGGAAAAAAGAGAATGGATGCGGGGGCTTTTTTAAATGGAAATGAACTGGAAAGCGGGAAATGGCTGGGGTGA
- a CDS encoding N-acetylmuramoyl-L-alanine amidase, with protein MKRLLLPFWLLFLPLFLIAEEAEYFQVKAMRGDGIYSLLRRYELDKNSCNFDRFYELNQLKKNAALKAGKNYFVPILLFSFNGRTIRSSIGRDDWDLAVTIQEYNERMHEERLRETSFKEDKILWVPYHLLNCPISNLDIPPPVSKEPELGIVEEGNRKYPIFGVNYAYTPLESSKLKGKVYYVVSGHGGPDPGAMGKRGNYTLCEDEYAYDVALRLCRHLIANGATAYMITRDPDDGIRDEKYLNCDTDELLWGDVKMDNSQKTRLFQRSDIINDLYEKHRLQGVTEQRAIFIHVDSRSKRERTDLFFYHKSGSEEGKTLASNMQKTIKEKYKKYRDGGHYLGTVSSRDLHMLREVTPVSVYVELANIRNTFDQQRIVEGSNRKLLADWLFEGLMK; from the coding sequence ATGAAACGATTGCTCTTACCATTTTGGCTGCTTTTTTTACCGCTCTTTCTCATAGCAGAAGAAGCGGAATATTTCCAGGTAAAAGCAATGCGTGGCGACGGCATTTATTCTTTGTTACGTCGTTATGAGCTTGACAAGAACTCCTGTAATTTCGACCGCTTTTACGAATTGAACCAACTTAAAAAAAATGCTGCGCTCAAGGCGGGCAAAAATTATTTCGTGCCTATTCTTCTTTTTTCCTTTAACGGCAGAACTATTCGTTCCAGCATTGGAAGGGATGATTGGGACCTTGCGGTAACCATCCAGGAATATAATGAAAGAATGCATGAGGAGCGTTTGCGGGAAACCAGCTTTAAGGAAGATAAGATCCTTTGGGTACCTTATCACCTGCTCAATTGTCCCATTTCCAACCTGGACATCCCGCCTCCCGTAAGCAAAGAACCAGAACTGGGCATCGTGGAAGAAGGCAACAGGAAGTACCCTATTTTTGGGGTTAATTATGCTTATACTCCTTTGGAAAGCAGTAAACTTAAAGGAAAAGTATATTATGTGGTGAGTGGTCACGGCGGTCCTGATCCCGGGGCTATGGGCAAACGAGGAAACTACACGCTTTGCGAGGATGAATATGCCTATGATGTTGCCCTGCGGCTTTGCCGCCACTTGATCGCTAACGGGGCTACCGCCTATATGATTACCAGGGATCCGGATGACGGCATCAGAGATGAAAAATATCTAAACTGCGACACAGATGAATTGCTTTGGGGAGATGTTAAGATGGATAATTCCCAAAAAACACGATTGTTCCAGCGTTCGGATATCATCAATGATTTATATGAAAAACATCGGCTGCAGGGCGTTACAGAGCAAAGAGCCATTTTTATTCATGTAGATTCCAGAAGTAAAAGAGAGCGTACTGACTTGTTTTTCTACCATAAGAGTGGAAGCGAGGAAGGAAAAACCCTGGCCTCCAATATGCAAAAAACCATCAAAGAGAAATACAAAAAATACCGTGACGGTGGTCATTATTTGGGGACGGTAAGCAGTCGGGATCTCCATATGTTACGTGAAGTGACTCCCGTTTCCGTGTATGTCGAACTGGCCAATATCCGCAACACCTTTGACCAGCAGCGTATCGTGGAAGGTTCTAATCGTAAGTTGCTGGCCGATTGGTTATTCGAGGGATTGATGAAGTAA
- a CDS encoding alkaline phosphatase, with protein MIGDGMGMSQITGAMYSNNNRLALERFKTIGLMTTHSANDLVTDSAAAATAMGCGLKTCNHCLGIDADSIPCKNIMEEAHDRDFATGIVVTSSIVHATPAAFFAHQPLRYLYERIALDLVDSNIDFFVGGGMKNFEDREMDDRDLLQELRDKGYSVADYSYKSMDWLRTKTNGKKKVAYFSAWDDPEYAVNGRDYLLEATQIAMLTLSNQSEKGYFLMVEGSQIDWAGHAKKGNRMIEETLDFDRTVDMVLDYARKDGNTLVIVTADHESGGFSINKGSKINNLVTAFTTNGHTGSLVPVFAYGPKSETFGGVYDNTDLYYKMISALGWTDMAGPIHGN; from the coding sequence ATGATTGGAGATGGAATGGGAATGAGCCAAATTACCGGGGCTATGTATAGCAACAATAATCGCCTGGCGCTTGAGCGGTTTAAAACAATTGGCCTGATGACGACTCATTCGGCTAACGACCTGGTGACAGATTCCGCTGCTGCTGCCACGGCAATGGGTTGTGGCCTCAAGACCTGTAATCATTGTTTGGGCATTGATGCGGATTCCATTCCGTGTAAAAACATTATGGAGGAAGCTCATGACAGGGATTTTGCCACAGGAATAGTGGTGACCTCTTCCATCGTACATGCTACTCCGGCAGCTTTTTTTGCCCATCAGCCTCTAAGGTATTTATATGAACGGATTGCGTTGGATTTGGTAGATTCTAATATTGATTTTTTCGTAGGCGGCGGCATGAAAAATTTTGAAGACAGGGAAATGGATGACAGGGACCTGCTTCAGGAATTGCGCGATAAAGGTTATTCCGTTGCAGATTATTCCTATAAAAGTATGGATTGGTTAAGAACAAAAACCAATGGGAAAAAGAAAGTAGCTTATTTTTCTGCCTGGGATGATCCTGAATACGCTGTCAATGGAAGAGATTATTTGTTGGAGGCCACCCAAATTGCGATGCTCACCCTTTCCAACCAAAGTGAAAAAGGTTATTTCCTGATGGTGGAAGGTTCTCAGATCGACTGGGCCGGCCATGCTAAAAAAGGGAACAGGATGATCGAAGAAACCCTGGATTTTGACCGTACCGTTGACATGGTACTCGATTATGCCCGAAAAGATGGAAATACGCTCGTCATAGTAACCGCAGATCATGAAAGTGGAGGTTTTAGCATCAACAAAGGTTCGAAAATCAATAATCTGGTCACCGCTTTTACCACAAACGGACATACAGGTTCCTTGGTTCCTGTTTTTGCCTATGGGCCAAAGTCTGAAACTTTTGGAGGAGTTTATGATAATACGGATCTGTATTACAAAATGATAAGTGCCTTAGGATGGACCGACATGGCCGGGCCCATTCACGGGAATTGA
- a CDS encoding c-type cytochrome: MKHLTLLSGLILVMTFFLTSCLEDKQQLTVLNYSDDEYAILEATLNLPSARDNYAIEFPGHISRRGVFPPFVNDAKATLGRVLFYDKKLSQNNTISCSSCHKQSHAFADDKAFSDGFNGGQTKRNSLSLAAVVNFPTYYGGGATFVRPRFMWDERAQTILEQSTMTIQDEVEMGMNLHDLSGKIGELDYYEVLFRKAYGDGYVTQERILDAIQEFINAFISADSKFDEGLNMVSTPGMEFSNFTTSENRGKQLFIQKCASCHSEDMSIPVERYANNGLDLGNPDPGIGGINGNTDDLGKFKVPPLRNIEHSAPYMHDGRFASLEEVLEHYSSNIQPNSNLDSRLIQGGQPVKMNFTEADKQDIIAFLKTLSDNTFLQAERFSDPFK, encoded by the coding sequence ATGAAGCATTTAACGCTACTCTCTGGCCTGATTTTGGTGATGACCTTTTTTTTAACCTCCTGCCTTGAAGACAAGCAACAATTGACCGTTCTCAACTATTCTGATGACGAATATGCTATATTGGAAGCGACATTAAATCTCCCCAGTGCCCGAGACAACTATGCCATTGAATTCCCTGGCCACATTTCCAGAAGAGGTGTTTTCCCTCCCTTCGTAAATGATGCCAAAGCCACCCTCGGACGAGTGCTCTTCTACGATAAAAAATTATCGCAAAACAATACTATTTCCTGTTCATCCTGTCATAAGCAGTCTCATGCTTTTGCAGACGACAAAGCCTTTAGTGACGGCTTCAATGGCGGTCAGACAAAAAGGAATTCGTTGTCCCTGGCGGCGGTGGTCAATTTCCCTACTTATTATGGTGGCGGAGCAACATTTGTGCGGCCCCGTTTCATGTGGGACGAGCGCGCCCAAACTATATTGGAGCAAAGTACAATGACAATACAGGATGAAGTGGAAATGGGGATGAACCTGCACGATCTTTCAGGTAAGATCGGTGAACTCGATTATTACGAAGTGCTTTTCCGCAAAGCTTATGGCGATGGTTACGTCACTCAGGAACGCATACTCGATGCTATTCAGGAATTCATCAATGCTTTCATCTCTGCAGATTCCAAATTTGACGAAGGGTTGAATATGGTAAGTACTCCAGGTATGGAATTTTCAAATTTCACGACTTCCGAGAACAGGGGTAAGCAGCTATTTATACAAAAATGTGCCTCCTGCCACAGCGAAGATATGTCGATCCCGGTAGAACGTTATGCCAACAACGGCCTTGACCTGGGTAATCCCGATCCGGGCATCGGAGGCATCAATGGCAATACTGATGATCTGGGTAAATTCAAAGTACCCCCTTTGAGAAATATCGAACATTCTGCTCCGTATATGCATGATGGCAGATTTGCCTCTCTGGAGGAAGTGCTGGAACATTACAGCTCCAACATTCAGCCTAATTCAAATCTGGACAGCCGCCTGATACAGGGAGGTCAGCCTGTAAAAATGAACTTCACCGAAGCAGACAAACAGGATATTATCGCTTTTTTGAAGACGTTGTCTGATAACACCTTTTTACAGGCAGAGCGTTTTTCAGATCCTTTTAAATAA
- a CDS encoding OmpA family protein: MSMSTIRTIMAVALFLGLLTQNPPLYSQATPKNMFEVGAHGGYFFVTGDVASQPGWAAGIHVRKATDYIFSLRGDLLYGRAAGDNMLGGTSQRNYNLKWYSGSVFGVFSLNSLRFDKAVRNFNLYAMVGGGANNFRSEYDNAYETPRKGIEYFRLSPHAAVGAGMSYRINQRINIGLEHQVMTLFGRRADLLDGVELENKIRTPFRDLVQYAHLQVNVNLGNPSKYSEPLYWINPLESVMNDIDDVKKRQEEMLTDSDGDGIIDALDQEPDTPADAPVDTKGRTLDSDKDGVPDYKDKEPYYPPRAGEKVNDNGVVINPLTPNGGVSEDRVQEMIDESLKNYGLTENNNTVQEWFLPMIHFPTDVSTVKYSDYGTLASIGRMMKGNPQLRLVVLGHTDQTGNESLNDRLSYQRANAIIEHLVTNYGIGRGRLILQWKGSSEALVPSSSSYMNRRVEFRVASPGDVEMDPPAGSTKNKSGY; the protein is encoded by the coding sequence ATGTCAATGTCTACAATTCGTACGATTATGGCAGTCGCTTTGTTCCTTGGACTGCTTACACAAAATCCCCCGCTCTACAGCCAGGCCACGCCAAAAAACATGTTTGAAGTTGGCGCACATGGTGGTTACTTTTTTGTCACTGGTGACGTTGCGTCACAACCAGGATGGGCCGCCGGTATCCATGTCCGTAAAGCAACGGATTACATTTTTTCCCTTCGGGGTGATCTGCTTTACGGCCGCGCCGCAGGAGATAATATGTTGGGAGGTACCTCTCAAAGAAATTATAACCTCAAATGGTATTCAGGTAGTGTTTTTGGGGTTTTCAGTCTGAATTCTCTTCGTTTTGACAAAGCCGTAAGAAATTTCAACCTCTACGCTATGGTAGGTGGAGGTGCCAACAACTTCAGAAGCGAATACGACAATGCTTATGAAACCCCACGCAAAGGAATTGAATACTTCCGCCTTTCTCCTCATGCCGCCGTCGGTGCCGGAATGAGCTACAGGATCAACCAAAGGATAAACATCGGACTGGAACATCAGGTGATGACTTTATTTGGCCGACGTGCCGATCTGCTGGATGGTGTCGAACTTGAAAATAAGATCAGAACGCCCTTCCGTGATCTCGTACAATATGCCCATTTGCAAGTCAACGTCAACCTGGGCAATCCTTCAAAATACTCCGAGCCCCTTTATTGGATCAATCCGCTGGAAAGCGTGATGAATGATATTGACGATGTCAAAAAGCGCCAGGAAGAAATGTTGACGGACTCCGATGGAGACGGTATTATTGATGCCCTGGACCAGGAGCCCGATACCCCCGCCGATGCGCCGGTTGACACCAAAGGTCGCACCCTCGACAGTGATAAGGACGGCGTGCCCGACTATAAAGATAAAGAACCTTATTACCCACCAAGAGCAGGAGAGAAAGTTAACGACAATGGTGTGGTAATCAATCCTCTTACGCCAAATGGCGGGGTGAGCGAAGATCGTGTCCAGGAAATGATCGATGAATCTCTTAAGAATTACGGCCTGACGGAAAACAACAATACCGTTCAGGAATGGTTCTTACCCATGATTCACTTCCCGACAGACGTTTCCACTGTAAAATATTCTGATTATGGCACACTCGCCAGCATCGGTCGTATGATGAAAGGAAACCCTCAGCTGAGGCTGGTCGTCCTGGGACATACAGACCAGACAGGAAACGAATCGCTGAACGACAGGTTGTCCTACCAAAGAGCCAATGCCATCATAGAGCATTTGGTCACCAATTATGGAATCGGAAGAGGCCGGCTTATATTGCAATGGAAAGGAAGCAGCGAAGCACTTGTACCCTCTTCCTCCAGTTATATGAACAGAAGAGTTGAGTTCCGGGTAGCCTCTCCAGGTGACGTAGAGATGGATCCTCCTGCTGGAAGCACCAAAAATAAATCAGGATACTAA
- a CDS encoding helix-hairpin-helix domain-containing protein, whose amino-acid sequence MPIFPEFMHYTRNERKGIFVLILLILLLSVLPKSFLWFIKEQKVDFKQFDQFAASSKGTDLIEKSSAILFPFDPNTLSKDSFLLLGLPEKTAQTIINYRNKAGRFYENEDLRKIYSLSPEYYALLEPYISIKNNNKKIRRHSHEDSKSSPKRFVFDPNTIKEQELYALGLPKKTVQTFLKFRSKGGRFKTKEDLQKIYGLDQSLYVALEPYIQILSENFYQKNIPEDSISSPLRVAKKTFDAETIDINRASVEMWQSIKGIGPAYAKRIVGYREKLGGFVSVDQVGTTYGLPDSTFQKMKPRLQASPVFRKIAINTASLEELKAHPLISWKQADIIISYRSHHGRFDNLEDLAKIKALPEDMLANLNPYLNFD is encoded by the coding sequence ATGCCTATTTTCCCAGAATTCATGCATTATACCCGCAACGAGAGAAAGGGTATTTTTGTATTGATCCTTTTGATTTTACTCCTCTCTGTTTTACCAAAATCTTTTCTCTGGTTCATCAAAGAACAAAAGGTGGACTTTAAACAATTTGACCAATTTGCCGCTTCCTCGAAAGGTACTGATCTAATTGAAAAATCTTCTGCTATCTTATTTCCTTTCGACCCGAATACGCTTTCAAAAGACAGCTTCCTGTTATTGGGTTTACCCGAAAAAACAGCACAAACCATTATCAATTACCGCAATAAGGCAGGACGCTTTTATGAAAACGAGGATCTCCGGAAAATTTACTCCTTAAGCCCTGAATATTATGCATTGCTGGAACCTTATATTTCCATAAAAAACAATAATAAAAAGATCAGAAGGCATTCCCATGAAGACTCTAAATCATCGCCAAAACGCTTCGTCTTTGACCCCAACACCATAAAAGAACAGGAATTATATGCCCTCGGTTTACCTAAAAAAACGGTTCAGACCTTTTTAAAATTCCGCAGCAAAGGGGGGCGTTTTAAAACCAAGGAAGATCTGCAAAAAATCTATGGCCTGGATCAATCACTTTATGTTGCACTGGAGCCGTATATCCAAATCCTTTCGGAAAATTTTTATCAAAAAAATATACCCGAAGACAGCATCTCCTCTCCTTTAAGGGTTGCGAAAAAAACGTTTGATGCGGAAACCATCGACATTAACAGGGCAAGCGTAGAAATGTGGCAGTCCATCAAAGGAATCGGCCCCGCCTATGCGAAGAGGATTGTCGGTTACCGGGAAAAACTTGGAGGATTTGTTTCGGTAGACCAGGTAGGAACGACCTACGGACTTCCCGACTCAACTTTTCAAAAAATGAAACCTCGCTTACAGGCTTCCCCTGTTTTCAGGAAAATAGCCATCAACACCGCCAGCCTGGAGGAACTTAAGGCTCATCCCCTAATTTCGTGGAAACAAGCGGATATCATTATCAGTTACAGAAGCCATCATGGCCGTTTTGATAATCTTGAAGACCTTGCTAAAATAAAGGCCCTTCCTGAGGATATGCTGGCGAATCTAAATCCATATCTGAATTTCGATTGA